The genomic segment TCTCTTGCGTAATTCAGAAGGAAGTCGAATGATTGTAGTACGAGTATTGTGGTGGAGAAAAGGCTAGGTTAGGTGATGGTGCAGGAAACATGACTGGTGAATGGAGCCACGTTGctataatggtggtgattgtagtagtagtagtagtagtagtagtagtagtagtagtagtagtagtagtagtagtagtagttgaagaagataaagatgaagatgtagatgtagatgtagatgaagaagaagaagaagaagagagaagaaaagagaagaaaagaaaaagaaagaagaaaaagatagaagaggaagaagagaataatactGAAATTTCTGGGATtgaagaacagagaaagagagagaaaaaaaaaaaaaaatgagggaggtCAATAAACTCGTCAAGAGAGGCCGCGGGAGACATGCCTGCGAGATTTGGTTGAGAGAGTAACCCCCACAATGCACATCGCCGGACActtccaccaaacacacacaccaccatgcATCCTCATGACGCATTCACAACATGCCTGCGAGTGGAGAAAACTGATACCACCTCGTTCCAGCTTAAGCCACTTGAAgacgagggaaaaaaggaaaaaaaaagtgaaagaaaaatatatatagcaaaTAAAGCGAATATTTTTTTGGCTCCATAAAAGGATGAGTAAAAGTCAACCCACAACTTAAGATGGCGTAAATGATTCATGCAACGAGGCACTTCAAGAATCTAGCCGCGGCAGCCTCGTCTTCAGAGCATAGCAGTGTGATCCTCCGCCCCTGACCCACATGACTTCAACAATGCAATATAATATGTAGTTTTCCCTTATGAACCCTAAACTCTGCCTGCGTGCAATGGAACCACGTGCACATGCGTACTTTCTCTAAACATCAAGTCAGTAGGCATCTCACAGGAAACACGAGGAGCTATACAGTATCTCTTCTTAGGTCCGGCTCaatgtatgtactgtatatatttaCGTTGCGATTGAGAGTAACTTGTTTGAGGAAGTGTGAAAGGAGTGAACGGGCTGGTGAGGGCGAGTGAGTGAGCTGCAAgttagaggaagaagggagccACCGGAGTGAATGCACGTGACAAGCCAACCAACCCTCCGAACACACCacgctttctttccttctccatgtcCCTAACTTATGGCCCTCTCACGAGTCAGACTGGTACACGCCCgctcgtaaacacacacacacacacacacacacacacacacacacacacacacacacacacacacacacacagtgattcaGCATGAAGTTACGAGTATACTTTGCATTATGTTAagtgtttacacacacacacacacacacacacacacacacacacagtgattcaGCATGGAGTTACGAATATACTTTGTATTATGTTAagtgtttacacacacacacacacacacacacacacacacacacacacacagtgattcaGCATGAACATATAAAATATACACTGCattatgttcacacacacacacacacacacacacacgataaatacttttttttctgttccttacaGAATTACAGTACTACAACGCATATTATACTCATCATCCAACCAAAACACACCGAGTTTCTAAACAAACAAGGcgcaacacacaaaacacaagagTAACTGTTTTACGACTACAGGAAGTCCTTCATGTCATAAGTCTTACATTGTATCCTTACATACATAGAAATCCCGAGGTATTTACTCATGTACCGCCACAACAATGTTATCTCATAATTAGTGTGTAATTAAAAGTAGTGACAATACCACTGCATAAAGAATGGGTCCTCTGCCGCCAGTCACTGACTCACTGTCATTGGATGTTTGATTGCAGATGTTGCCGCGGATATTGCTTGTGGccggagtggtggtggcggttgtggCGGCGCCTTTAGAGGAGACAGGCCGAGATGGCTCCAAGCTGCCTGCCGAGCACCGCCATCCTGCCACCCAGACGCCCCATCCCATTGAGGACATCGTGGAAGCGTAAGTCTCGAATCTTTGACGCTGACACCGTGGAAGGGCAAGGCACAGTAGGTAAACAGCAGAGTAGATTTAACTGGACTTAAGTTGGTGCACCAACCGGACGAAAACCTTTGTTGACTTTGCTGACTTGAGTAAATGTTCGGATGTATTGATTAAGACTTCCATGACcgtgaaaattaaaacaaaagttGTAAATTAGCTTATTCAATCATTGATGAATTAAGTACGAACATATAATGTTTGTAttattgctgagagagagagagagagagagagagagagagagagagagagagagagagagagaaaggtacgcgtgtgtgtgtgtgtgtgtgtgtgtgtgtgtttaattaacTGGTTATGTACAGCCATCTAATGACGTGAAACCTTCATATGCGGGAGCAATCTCACAAAACATATTTAACGACAGTGGCTTTAGCAAGTGCATATACAATGGTATGCAAGTAGATGCATGATAGCCTAGAGACTGCTGTTGAAACCCCTACGTAAACAATGACATGAGCCTTCACCTTCACAGCCTCTACAAGACTAAACCACAAGTTTCTGAGGGAGATGATGCAAGGAGTTACGTGTACTTCCATGGAGACAAAAATTCTGAATAATAAACACcgatcttgaaaaaaaagacggaCATTGGGTTCCATCGCAAactccctagagagagagagagagagagagagagagagagagagagagagtattcaacGCACATACCTTAATCCGAGTAAAAGATGCTGCTTCAGTTTTGTCCACCACCGGCAACATCTAAATTCCCttttattaactctctctcaaTGCTCTATTCTTGATTCCTCATTCAAGAGCGGCACTTCCTCCTTCGGGCAATGCACTGAAGGTGAAAGCTTTCAAATTGTTACGTTGAAAACACTGGATTGCATCTCACAAAGCCACAACACAGCCgggcaccacaaacacacatagtTAACTGCAATGCTACGGTGTTAGACCCACAACAATGTATTCACTATTCACTTCATTTGCTTCTTTGCTTTGCTTGTTTCTATGGTTTACCTTACTCTATGGCACTCTTTATTCTTAACTTAATATATTGATGTTTAAAATATATAGCAAACAAACACGTACATTATCTATACTATTGTGTTAATTGATGAGACTCATTGAAACTTTGAACCTTCATGTCGAGCGATTCGAATCAAGCTTAATAAAAGTAAATCATTTGAAGCTAGTATATGTACAGTATATAGCGCATGATTATAGAGGTAGATTTTATGTAGCTTTTATTGGTAGAGAAACAAATTTtcactcatcatcattataagaCGATAAAAATTCATCACTTCGTAAATCTTTCTGGGTATTGAATTCAGGCgtcgcaacaacaacaacaacaacgtataGACTCTGCATGAAGAACATTTGGTGGATAAGTTCGACAGAGTGACGACCTTTTAAAGACAGGCTGCCCAAGCAATCCTTATTGAATACATTACTGGTGGGCAGTGTGTATACGTACCACACTTCTGACACCACCACTGTCAAGGAGACTTCTAAAGGCgcttatttacttctttatttgatCAGTTATTTACTGTTTCACTGGTCGCTTAATGAGGATAGGAAAAGTAAATTAAACTTGTTTGCTGCCGATGACAAGAATGGAAGCATGATGTGTATAATTAGTAATTGCACAATATTCCTTTCCTGGAAACattggtacttttttttctgagggCAATAGACGCGCTACGGTGATGTGAAGAGTGAATGCTTTATTTGCACGACATGAATGGAATGGTGGGAGAGTTTTACCCGTTGACAATGCAGTCTGCTGATAAttgtacctttctttttccaaagCCTCTTTTGCTCTCTATTATCGACTATTTTGCTTGATTCAGTAGCGCATAGGTGCTCAGAAGCTTAACACAGGTCACTGACGAAGTGTAACTCATTCGGTACTCAACACATGCGTAAAATTAAGGTGATTGTTAGGTCTGTTTCTCGCACAATGTTGTAAGAGAACATCACGTGAGGGTGGAGAAGTATGACATGCCATGACGTGATTTGACATTACTTAGAGTGTCTGACGTGTGAGGTGTAACTGGAAGGGTGGAGGCCGGTGAGCATGGCCGCACCCAACAATTGtaacgattttttttctaatgtaatGAAGCAATGCGATCGTTATCATTGTCATGGCAATTCATATGATATTATCGTTCTTAGATCTTAAAACGACTTAAGTTCCTACCACATGAAAACTATCACTTTTTTGACGAAGAACTATTATCaagaatgtgtgtttgtggatgAAACTAATCATCAAGAGTTTCAGTATTTGTGACCATTTCCCGCCGTTCTTATACGTAATTTGTGATGCTCTGATGCTCTTTGTCTCCCGCTCGCCTATATGCAGAGTCTTAACATCGGAGACAGTGAATGCAATGGATGAGGCGGCAGCCAAGATGACCACCGCCTTTGGTGAAATCATTGATGACCTGGGAGACTTCGTGGTGGCGAGAGTGAAGGATCTGCCAGATACCATCAAACAGGTGTCCGATACTGTCAGCAAAGCAGTGAACGATGGCGGCGAGCAGGTCAGTATAAGTGTCACAATACTATTTTCTTCCAAACCTTCTGTAACCACGACATTAATTAAGGCTGCCAAGACATCACGTTATTATGATTCCTCGTATTGAGAGGTACTGATTGTGAAAATGCGTTTATGTTTTTCCTCTCGTTTGTGGACGCAGGTCGTGATTGTGGTGAAGGGCGTGAGGAACAGGGTACAGAACCACACCGCCTCGGCTGGCACCACTATGGTCAAGACTGTGGACAGAGTCGCCACCGCTGCCAACTCCTCCAGGACGGTGGCCAGCCTGCAAGATCTCCGTAAGTGTCTTGACAGcgatatacgaaaaaaaaaaaaaaaaaaaaataaataaataaataaataaataaaaaaaaaataaataaataaaataaataaacaaataataaaaaaataaaataaaatctgaGGCACAGCGACGTAGCAAAAAATAacccttatttttttccgcTCTCAAAACATGGTATATTCATTATGTCACCTGTCTTGCAGACCAACGCATGGCTGTGTCATTCAGCCGTATCCTGGGCTCACTCTTCTATAACATGGATGAAATTGACACAGCGGTAGCTGACGGCATCAGGTGAGTGTGCTACCTGTCATGGGGAACAATGCGTCACTGTAGAATATTCATGATTATTGTCACACTGCTAAACATTATGCCAACGGAGACCTCATGTGTTGCGTTTCATGTGTAAGTATCCTTTGTAGAATACAGAAACACAATGAATGTTTCCCCTGCAGGCGCATTACATCAGTGAACCTGCCACCCGTGGACTCTGAAAGCATCCACCACCCACCGTCACAGCAGAATGAGGTCGAAACTCTATCCTAAATCTGGGACTGTGAGGGCTGCGCAGCAGCTCTATATTTGTGTGTCAACCGGGCGAAAGTTGCCTCTGTTACTCAGAGTGAATGAAGTCTTTAAAATTTGAACTACGTATTTATCATACTAACGTTAACAACAGTTTAAAAAAACCTGTATGGAttttagcttctctctctctctctctccttttacacAAGGGGGAGTCACAATCATAACCAAGGTGTATAGAAGGTAAATTCAACATATTATATACTACATCATAATCGTACCTAAAGGAACTTTCTTTCCTCAAAAACATGCTGCAGATTATGCATTGACCACTTTGAGGAGTCTTATGCATACCATTCTCTTGAATAAGCTTGAGTAGATTATGTCCAATTagcctcttttcttcatcttagtGATAAGTAAAAGTAGTGAGACCATGGCAGAAAGGGATATCAAAAATTTGTCTATGTCTGTTGATCACGTCTACTGTATACACACAAGTAACTACCAGTATGCAATGCAGTTGAGAACAGGGCACCTCTGTGCTATCTAGAACAGTACACCTGTAAAGAGTGGTTGCACTAAGATTACTGGGTGCTTCATTGGACATGCTCAAAAAACTACTAAAGCACATTatgaacattattatcattgccatATGAGCACAACTGTCCAGGAAAGTATCCAGCATTCAGCAATATGCAAGTCACTAAAATGGAGTAAAGTTACTGTCTCTTCTCTAGGCTTTGGCTTGAGGTGAACTGACCAAAAAGTCTTTCCTGTCATTAACCAATATAGAAATCCTAAACTATAAATTTTCTAGGTATTTGTGAGGGTTTTCTTTTACTATATAGGTTGACAATCAATGATGCACATAGACATGTCTCACAATGCCACCTTACCAGTCCTTCCAGTGTAAACTCGCTACTAAAGTATTTTGGCAATTGGTGCCAGTCTCTAATCTACAAGTTTATATAAACTAAGTCTAAAATCAGAAAAAAGCATGTCTTAAATGTACGTACTATTATAATTTTTGTAATGAATGCCCTTTGGGTTAGTTAGCAGGGCCATGCCAGGCCTTAGCAGGCTAAGGCTTATAGTTATGCACTGAGTTCCTGGACTCATGAAGTTCGTTTCAAGAAAATTGATGTAGTacatatacgtacatatatgattatttatttacacaGTGCAAGGTCCTACAAAGCTTGGAACTCAGGGCATGTGTGAAGGATGCCCTGGGGGTAGCATGTCCCTGGATTATGTGTTGAATGTCTGAATAAATGTGTTGTAAGTAAGTGTGTTTTCCAGTGAGTTGATATCTCCCCTATCCACACTTTTCTTCAGTCAACACAATCTCCTATTGTTACACAAGCTTTAACTAAACATTGAACTCGTGTTGCTCTTTCTTTCAACACTAATACTACAGCACTCATGAACACAGTCAACCTTCTCACCTCAACTTTATCACTCATTCATCTGAATAACTTTCAAAGTTTACAAAATATTCCAAACAGTTTTCTGGCATGTACATTGCATCAGCTATTAGCTTTGGCACTGAAAGGTGTGCCTACATCATGTAGTGGCTTTACAAACCCAACTAACAGCAGGACATTTGAAAATCTGGTAGTGGCATGATATCTGTATTTGGTGGGTTACACAAAATTCTGCTCTTGGAGCGGGTGATGGAGGGGGTGTGTCGAGCTTTGCTGGACACAGGACGACTTCTTACaggttaacaacaacaacagcagggcAGAAAACGTGTCTCAGTGTTAGTGCTATACTGGGGTCATTAATGACTGTCACAGTTGCTTGTATAGCTCACATACTCCAGTTTATGGCTCATACCAAACAAGCTACCATTCAGTTAAGAATATGACAACCACACACCACTGTTAGTCTTTTACACTTTTGAGCACAGCATGTGCCATGAGCCATGACAAGCCATGATCACATAATGGATTTATTACCTGTCTTGGTACATGGTGCCAGTCTTACATTTACTGAAGTAGGGCTGCCTGTCATGTTGATGTGAGCAAGTATTGCTGTTTGCCTTCCTTTGTGCACAAATACAGACATGAGCATCATACAGTGACCTTGTGGCTGCCTTCTAATTCCCCTTTCACTGCCTCTGATTTGAGGCTATGGAGTGGAACTAGACAGCCAGAATCACTCTACTGATGAGCTGCTGCTTCTGCAAAGTGATCTAAGAAGGGCTCATTACCTTCATACAAATGGACAGTGTAAGCTTTGGAAGGAAGGACTCTAGACTACTTTAAGAATAGCTACCAGGTATTATTGACAAGCACATGGGAGTTATTACACCAGGAttactgtactgtactgtagGTGTCAAAGTGGTACACCAAACTAACTTGAGACTGAAACTGCATGTTCCAGATCTGAAGCAGAggtaacattgaaaaaaaaaatcaacaacataagaaatgaaaatacataaaatagaaaagtcCAGAAGTATTATGCTGCTGCATGAACTGACCCCTGGTGGCTTGGAACAAGACTGTGACGAGTGACTGGCACACAAGCACTTCAACCTATTATTACTAAACATGCCAAAACACACCATTACCAAAAACTCTTTGTGTTctatcataattattactatttattattactgtaatattattatcattaatattattattaatattattattgttatttattattgttattattatgaggcTGTGGGATGAATTTCTATGCTGTGAGGCACAGAAACAAGTGCAGCTTTCTACTGAACCAACAAATGCAACAACTTGAGCTGTTACATGAGAGACCTTGTGATACTTCCAAAGCTTCTGTCcccactcattctctccctctctctctctctctcctagaaatacaaataaaacctGGTCACTCTGAGAGAGATTGTTACTTTACCATGCTTCAATGCAAAATAGAGACACTATGAAAAAATATTCAGTCTGTTTCAAGTTTACCTCATACATGAAAACTAACAATAAGTATTGAAAgctacttctttctcctcagccATATATCCCTGCATGAAGACCAAAgcagtaaaaaaaatcacatttcaAGAGGGTCTGCATTATTACATGGCTGAGGTGCAGACATTCTCCCACACTACTACCATTTCTTCAACCTCACATCCCAcaaaatatagaataaaaaatgtgtccagtGGCAGAATATATAAATGAGCAATGGTATCCAATTATATCTACAAAGTTCTGATATacatctttttgtttctttggtaATATTTAATCCACTCGGCATAAACTACATGTATCAAAACAGTTACTTAATACTGACAATTTGTGGTGCTTCCTCTGTTTATGTTTCCTTTCCATAATTTGATTTGAGAATTCACTTGCCATACCCACTGCAAAGTCAGCTCATTCAAAACATACTAAGTGCCCATGTGTGACCGTAGCCACCAAAATTTTTCAACAAGCATTTCTAGGCTACCTTTTTTCAGTTCATTTAGTTTTCTATATTGGGTGGTTCTACTGAATTCAGAGCAAAATATGATGTGCCTAGAAAGGCAATCTATGTGGAAGTGATTATCTACAAACCACTAGATGTTGCCGGCTGAGGCAAGATGAAAGGACCTGTAGACTAATTGAAATATATGACTGTAATGCAGTTGTCAGTATTTTTAAAAGTTGCATTGGCAACTACAAGCTGAATAGGAAAGTAGGATTCAAGCCTGCTTAACTTACTATAATTATGTTATTCATCTAGAAACTTACCATCAGTAGTTACTGAGACTCAACCACTGAACACCACCTGTCATTAGCCTCGTATACAACACACGGCACATTTTGGTTCGCTTTTAATCAATAGTTACTATTCATCCAGACTTTCCTGATAAAACACTGCTAATATAGCACTATTCTGTTGCTGGATTAAGTACTAGTGGGCCCTAACTCAACCTCATCCACATGTCACTTAGGCAATGTTGAGACACACTAGAGAAATCCCATATCACAATGTTAACACGTTGTTGAGGGCTGCATGTTGAGGCCTCTTCTTGAGCAGCAGCACAAACTCTGCCCTGAACCATTGCTAACAAAGTCCTGTCACTAATTAAACATTTAACAAGATAACAGGCATATCACTGTGCTGCTCTGCaagaaaacacttcaaaatttcTCCCTAAGACATATAAGCATATAAAGTATGGTTTAACAACGAGGGGAACAGACCTACTATGGACTTATCATGAAGTGCAACAGACAGTTCTTATGGAGATGCCTGGATCCCAACTCTGGAACACTCTTACTGACCAAAGTAATTCAGTTTCCCATATGTAATGAGCAAATTTAATGAAGTGTAAAAATTTTGTTAGGTACCAACATTTTCTTACCATCATTACAAGCCCATTTCTCAGTCTGCACAGGATGGGAAGGTGTCATTCAgactgaagaaagagagaatttcagttaaaGACAAAATGGATACCCACTGAACTGGGCTGAGTGATATTCAAACTCCAAACTTGTTCCTCACACACATCTGATGCATCTGCCTAGTATATACTGGCACTGGACAGGCAAAGAATCCAGTTCAAAGGCTCCAtgactttattcttatttataatttttttgatGTGGGAAAtcaagtgtttcagaattgCTCTCCAGACAGATAACAGGTAAGGATGAATCACTGGGAATCCTGAGCAAATTATTTTCCCAAATGGATGTTAGACCAAGAATGTTAAAACCTGCAAGGTAAGGGCAGAGACTTGAGCATCCCGCCAATCTCTAACATCAGTTCGGGTTACTAGTACTGTACAATTAATTGTCCATGTCCCAATAAACTTAACGTGTACATTATTCTGCGTGACAATTTTTGTGTGGCTTCTATACAAATAAGTGTTAAGAATAAAGTTAATGTAATTTATGTCTCCCTTGCTGTGCAATGAAAGCTGGAAGAAAGAGATCAGTTTACAGGTGGGTGTTCTGTACTAATCAAGTCGATGAGCTTTTGCAGCATATATGGTTTGGTCTGTCGTGGCTGAAACCTATTAAGCTAATCCTGGCATTTGCTCTCTAGTGGTTAAGTTGTGTGTCTTGTGCTGTGACTAGTAAATGAATCCTGTTTTAAGGAATAGGGTTCTAAAGTGCAGCAAACTGTGAGCAAGAAGTTGACAGGCATCAATAATTTTTAGTGAAAATTGCAACAAAAACTCCCATTTCCTAAGTGGTCTAGATTCCAACCAGAACCATTGACACTGAAAAGTGAGTGTACTGGCAAACTTCTGCTTGCATAGATGCCATGAGATAACATAGCTCACTACATGTCTAAACTGAGGCCAAAAACACTTTTATAAACACTTCCTTCAGGGAAATGAGGCAAACATCTCAAAAACCACAATCACAATTCTAATGCAACTGgccaaaatatataaataataacaagtTACAAAATGCAAGCAACATCTTACTGTAATTAATTGTGTTATGATGATTGAAAGGAACTGAGCAGTCATAATAGGCTACAATGTTCCACAGCAACATTCTCTGTAAGTGTCTTGTTTCATGTAGTTAGAAATAACAAGACTCAACAAAGTAGAAACACATGATTTTGTATTACTGTCAAAAACAATATGCAGTGAAACTTTATTGGTCTGATTCTCATTCTGCATGGCACTATGCATAAATTATatcaataaagagaaaatgtacaAGAGGTACGtttaaaactaaggaaaaatatatatagggtATTTAAGAGATCTGCAAAACTGTCTGTCTTGCACCTTCTATTTGGGTAAAAGATTTTTGCTAATAAAATTCTGATGTCTTTGGTTGCTTtgacaaaataaaacattagtTATAAATACTCTACttgccaataaataaataaatttgtaAATAAATTCTAAATTAAGTTCCATCAAAATTGGAAACAAATATTAATTGACAGAGGAACATGGCAGCCTAAGTAGCTAACCTTAAATTAGATTCACAGCACTTCAAAATTAGTTATTAGATACTATTCAGCAGACTAATTGATTTCATACACCTCCCAAGTCTTCAAATACATGATCATCCAAACCTCTGCATGGATTGATCCTAAAATATTCTCTAGAGACTGTTGCATTGGCAATAATCCTATCTGCATCACTGGGACTACTCTCACTTAATGTTAGTGTTCTATCATTAAGTGAACTTGTATTGTCCTGCACATCACTCGTTGAGGAGTTGAGTGAGAGGTGCCCACTGGCACTGGTCGTGTGTTGGTGGGCAAAGGCAAGGTTACCCTGTGGGGCAGGTGAGGCACTGGCAGTATGAGCCTGGCTGGTTTGGGTCACCTGTGAGCATGCAGGGTAAGTCTCAGGCTCCACATGTGCAGGTGAGCAACAGGTTGGGGAGTAAGTGGTTGTAGCTGTTCTAGAATTTTCATCAACTCTGACTGAGGGAATCACTGCATGGTGGTTGGGTTCGGAAAAAGATTGTGCTGTGCTGCTGGTGAGGTGGTCTGCGTCTTGGAGTGTGCTGCTTACAGTGTGGGTCGAGTCAGTTTCCTGAAGACTACAGGTGTGAATATTGTCAAGTGGCTGGTCCTGGCTGGACAGTGGGGGATT from the Portunus trituberculatus isolate SZX2019 chromosome 48, ASM1759143v1, whole genome shotgun sequence genome contains:
- the LOC123498765 gene encoding uncharacterized protein LOC123498765 — translated: MLPRILLVAGVVVAVVAAPLEETGRDGSKLPAEHRHPATQTPHPIEDIVEAVLTSETVNAMDEAAAKMTTAFGEIIDDLGDFVVARVKDLPDTIKQVSDTVSKAVNDGGEQVVIVVKGVRNRVQNHTASAGTTMVKTVDRVATAANSSRTVASLQDLHQRMAVSFSRILGSLFYNMDEIDTAVADGIRRITSVNLPPVDSESIHHPPSQQNEVETLS